In Helianthus annuus cultivar XRQ/B chromosome 8, HanXRQr2.0-SUNRISE, whole genome shotgun sequence, a single genomic region encodes these proteins:
- the LOC110871665 gene encoding glycosyl hydrolase 5 family protein isoform X1, with the protein MRGSFRSYLLFLLLPLLLVLHETVIHNRRHHTNNNAAADDDDLALALSTSSRWIVDDRKGGERVKLSCVNWVSHLDAAVAEGLSKQPVDVISKKIVEMGFNCVRFTYPLFLFTDDKLGSMTMRQSMMKLGLSGSIAGVQVNNPLLVDLPLVNVFQEVVSNLNENNVMIILDNHLSKPGWCCSDNDGNGFFGDLYFDPKVWIEGISRVASMFKGYNNVIGMSLRNELRGRRQNLKTWYKYMQIGAERVHAMNPNVLIIISGLNYDLDLSFLQTNPVSLSFSKKLVFEIHWYGFSDGDDWITGNANEVCGRVIDKIANNALFLLDQGYPLFVSEWGVDQSGTNDNDNRYLNCLLGWAAENDLDWTLWTLVGSYYYREGVIGMEETYGLLNWNWRELRNSSFLEKISPLQSPFQAPDSNALAHKIIFHPSTGLCMQSHSSSLGPCSNALELDYTQEKILIVKGTNYCIEASEMHTPVRVGVMCGDDSSTRWEAISASKMHLSSTDKNGNIVCLDIDSKNNIVTNDCKCLSKDYSCDPSSQWFKVINSTSFNIAPSPISISQRPILDGSISSS; encoded by the exons ATGAGAGGATCATTCCGATCCTATCTCCTCTTCCTCCTCCTCCCCCTTCTCCTCGTCCTCCACGAGACCGTCATCCACAACCGCCGCCACCATACCAACAACAACGCGGCGGCTGATGATGACGATCTCGCCCTCGCACTATCCACCAGCTCACGGTGGATAGTTGACGATAGAAAAGGGGGAGAGAGGGTGAAGTTATCATGTGTGAATTGGGTAAGCCACCTCGATGCCGCGGTGGCCGAGGGATTGAGTAAACAACCGGTGGATGTGATATCGAAGAAGATTGTGGAGATGGGTTTCAATTGCGTGAGATTCACGTATCCGTTGTTTTTGTTTACGGATGATAAGTTGGGTTCGATGACAATGAGACAGTCGATGATGAAGTTGGGGTTGTCGGGATCTATTGCTGGAGTTCAAGTCAACAATCCGTTGCTCGTTGACCTTCCTCTTGTTAATGTTTTCCAG GAAGTAGTTTCGAACCTTAATGAGAACAACGTGATGATAATACTAGACAATCATCTAAGCAAGCCCGGATGGTGTTGTAGTGACAATGACGGTAATGGTTTTTTTGGTGACCTCTACTTCGACCCTAAAGTTTGGATCGAGGGTATCAGTCGAGTTGCATCCATGTTCAAAGGTTATAACAATGTCATAGGTATGAGCTTGAGAAACGAACTTCGTGGGCGTAGACAGAATCTCAAAACTTGGTACAA GTACATGCAAATAGGTGCGGAGAGGGTTCATGCAATGAACCCTAATGTTTTGATTATCATATCCGGTTTGAACTACGACCTAGATTTGTCTTTTCTTCAGACGAATCCTGTAAGTTTATCTTTTAGCAAAAAACTAGTTTTCGAGATCCATTGGTATGGCTTCTCAGATGGAGACGATTGGATCACGGGTAACGCAAACGAAGTATGTGGTCGGGTTATCGACAAAATAGCAAATAATGCATTGTTTTTATTGGACCAAGGTTATCCTTTGTTTGTGAGTGAGTGGGGGGTGGATCAAAGTGGTACAAATGACAATGACAATAGATATCTAAATTGCTTATTGGGTTGGGCCGCTGAAAATGATCTTGATTGGACTTTGTGGACCCTTGTTGGAAGTTATTATTATAGAGAAGGTGTGATTGGGATGGAGGAGACTTATGGGCTTTTGAATTGGAATTGGCGTGAGCTTAGGAATTCAAGTTTTTTGGAAAAGATTTCACCTCTTCAATCTCCTTTTCAAG CACCAGATTCCAACGCACTGGCACATAAAATCATATTTCATCCGTCTACAGGGCTTTGCATGCAATCCCATTCCTCGAGTTTGGGTCCATGTTCCAACGCATTGGAACTCGACTACACACAAGAAAAGATTCTAATAGTGAAGGGTACAAACTATTGTATAGAAGCTAGTGAGATGCATACTCCAGTACGAGTAGGTGTCATGTGTGGCGATGATTCATCAACTAGATGGGAAGCCATTTCAGCATCTAAAATGCACCTTTCATCAACGGACAAGAATGGCAATATTGTTTGCCTTGACATAGATTCCAAAAACAACATTGTTACTAATGATTGTAAATGTTTAAGTAAAGACTACTCGTGTGATCCATCTTCCCAGTGGTTCAAAGTCATCAATAGCACGAGTTTTAATATTGCGCCATCCCCCATTAGTATCTCACAACGTCCTATTTTGGATGGCTCGATTTCATCGAGCTGA
- the LOC110871665 gene encoding glycosyl hydrolase 5 family protein isoform X2, with translation MRGSFRSYLLFLLLPLLLVLHETVIHNRRHHTNNNAAADDDDLALALSTSSRWIVDDRKGGERVKLSCVNWVSHLDAAVAEGLSKQPVDVISKKIVEMGFNCVRFTYPLFLFTDDKLGSMTMRQSMMKLGLSGSIAGVQVNNPLLVDLPLVNVFQEVVSNLNENNVMIILDNHLSKPGWCCSDNDGNGFFGDLYFDPKVWIEGISRVASMFKGYNNVIGMSLRNELRGRRQNLKTWYKYMQIGAERVHAMNPNVLIIISGLNYDLDLSFLQTNPVSLSFSKKLVFEIHWYGFSDGDDWITGNANEVCGRVIDKIANNALFLLDQGYPLFVSEWGVDQSGTNDNDNRYLNCLLGWAAENDLDWTLWTLVGSYYYREGVIGMEETYGLLNWNWRELRNSSFLEKISPLQSPFQGLCMQSHSSSLGPCSNALELDYTQEKILIVKGTNYCIEASEMHTPVRVGVMCGDDSSTRWEAISASKMHLSSTDKNGNIVCLDIDSKNNIVTNDCKCLSKDYSCDPSSQWFKVINSTSFNIAPSPISISQRPILDGSISSS, from the exons ATGAGAGGATCATTCCGATCCTATCTCCTCTTCCTCCTCCTCCCCCTTCTCCTCGTCCTCCACGAGACCGTCATCCACAACCGCCGCCACCATACCAACAACAACGCGGCGGCTGATGATGACGATCTCGCCCTCGCACTATCCACCAGCTCACGGTGGATAGTTGACGATAGAAAAGGGGGAGAGAGGGTGAAGTTATCATGTGTGAATTGGGTAAGCCACCTCGATGCCGCGGTGGCCGAGGGATTGAGTAAACAACCGGTGGATGTGATATCGAAGAAGATTGTGGAGATGGGTTTCAATTGCGTGAGATTCACGTATCCGTTGTTTTTGTTTACGGATGATAAGTTGGGTTCGATGACAATGAGACAGTCGATGATGAAGTTGGGGTTGTCGGGATCTATTGCTGGAGTTCAAGTCAACAATCCGTTGCTCGTTGACCTTCCTCTTGTTAATGTTTTCCAG GAAGTAGTTTCGAACCTTAATGAGAACAACGTGATGATAATACTAGACAATCATCTAAGCAAGCCCGGATGGTGTTGTAGTGACAATGACGGTAATGGTTTTTTTGGTGACCTCTACTTCGACCCTAAAGTTTGGATCGAGGGTATCAGTCGAGTTGCATCCATGTTCAAAGGTTATAACAATGTCATAGGTATGAGCTTGAGAAACGAACTTCGTGGGCGTAGACAGAATCTCAAAACTTGGTACAA GTACATGCAAATAGGTGCGGAGAGGGTTCATGCAATGAACCCTAATGTTTTGATTATCATATCCGGTTTGAACTACGACCTAGATTTGTCTTTTCTTCAGACGAATCCTGTAAGTTTATCTTTTAGCAAAAAACTAGTTTTCGAGATCCATTGGTATGGCTTCTCAGATGGAGACGATTGGATCACGGGTAACGCAAACGAAGTATGTGGTCGGGTTATCGACAAAATAGCAAATAATGCATTGTTTTTATTGGACCAAGGTTATCCTTTGTTTGTGAGTGAGTGGGGGGTGGATCAAAGTGGTACAAATGACAATGACAATAGATATCTAAATTGCTTATTGGGTTGGGCCGCTGAAAATGATCTTGATTGGACTTTGTGGACCCTTGTTGGAAGTTATTATTATAGAGAAGGTGTGATTGGGATGGAGGAGACTTATGGGCTTTTGAATTGGAATTGGCGTGAGCTTAGGAATTCAAGTTTTTTGGAAAAGATTTCACCTCTTCAATCTCCTTTTCAAG GGCTTTGCATGCAATCCCATTCCTCGAGTTTGGGTCCATGTTCCAACGCATTGGAACTCGACTACACACAAGAAAAGATTCTAATAGTGAAGGGTACAAACTATTGTATAGAAGCTAGTGAGATGCATACTCCAGTACGAGTAGGTGTCATGTGTGGCGATGATTCATCAACTAGATGGGAAGCCATTTCAGCATCTAAAATGCACCTTTCATCAACGGACAAGAATGGCAATATTGTTTGCCTTGACATAGATTCCAAAAACAACATTGTTACTAATGATTGTAAATGTTTAAGTAAAGACTACTCGTGTGATCCATCTTCCCAGTGGTTCAAAGTCATCAATAGCACGAGTTTTAATATTGCGCCATCCCCCATTAGTATCTCACAACGTCCTATTTTGGATGGCTCGATTTCATCGAGCTGA